Proteins co-encoded in one Astyanax mexicanus isolate ESR-SI-001 chromosome 1, AstMex3_surface, whole genome shotgun sequence genomic window:
- the slc25a15b gene encoding solute carrier family 25 member 15b translates to MAPHPVVQAIIDLSAGAIGGAACVFSGQPLDTAKVKMQTFPGLYRGFIHCFLSTYRQVGLKGLYQGTSPALMANIAENSVLFMSYGFCQQVVRLTCGLEEGAVLSDLQKACAGSVASVFSSLVLCPTELVKCRLQAMHEMAASGRITAAQNSVWSVIRSIAQNEGPTGFFQGLIPTIAREVPGYFCFFGAYELCRTFFSEKMQCSKDDIGVASIVFSGGVGGACLWLVVYPMDCVKSRIQVMSMTGRQAGFYTTFMQIFRTEGVRALYSGLTPTMIRTFPANGALFLGYEASRKMMMSQFDS, encoded by the exons ATGGCGCCACATCCTGTGGTCCAGGCCATTATAGATCTGTCAGCTGGAGCCATAG GTGGCGCTGCGTGTGTGTTCAGTGGTCAGCCGCTGGACACGGCGAAGGTGAAGATGCAGACGTTTCCCGGGCTTTACCGTGGCTTCATCCACTGCTTCCTCTCCACCTACAGACAGGTGGGGTTAAAGGGGCTGTACCAGGGCACTAGCCCCGCCCTCATGGCCAACATCGCCGAGAACTCCGTCCTCTTCATGAGCTACGGCTTCTGCCAGCAGGTGGTGCGCCTCACCTGCGGCCTGGAGGAAGGGGCGGTCCTCAG TGATCTGCAGAAGGCGTGTGCGGGGTCTGTAGCCTCTGTTTTCTCCTCTCTGGTTCTTTGTCCCACTGAGTTGGTGAAGTGCAGACTGCAGGCTATGCACGAGATGGCAGCGTCCGGCCGGATCACCGCCGCACAGAA ttcgGTGTGGTCTGTTATCAGGTCGATCGCTCAGAACGAGGGTCCTACAGGATTTTTCCAGGGTCTGATCCCCACCATCGCCCGCGAGGTGCCCGGGTACTTCTGCTTCTTCGGGGCGTACGAACTCTGCCGAACTTTCTTCTCAGAAAAAATGCAGTGCAGTAAAGATGATATAG GTGTAGCTTCCATTGTGTTCAGCGGTGGTGTTGGGGGGGCGTGTCTCTGGCTGGTGGTTTATCCAATGGACTGCGTGAAATCCAGAATCCAGGTGATGTCCATGACCGGCCGACAGGCGggattctacaccaccttcatgCAGATCTTCAGAACCGAAG GTGTTCGCGCTCTGTATTCTGGTCTCACTCCGACGATGATCCGAACATTCCCGGCGAACGGAGCGCTGTTCCTGGGATATGAAGCTAGTCGGAAAATGATGATGTCACAGTTTGATAGTTAA